The region gctcgatggagaggcgCGTCTGGCTGCGGTTGGCAGCCGGCTCGTGGCCTTTTCCtccgcgggcgccaccagtcggcgtccgggatgtcgccCCGTGATCTTGGCGAGGGGGTGGATTGTTGTTTTGTCGGGCTGGAGCATCAGCGCGGCAGGCGGCTTCGTGCTACGCGGTGGCtgcgtctaggagctgctggactcacTCCGTCATGTGGCGGCTCTCATCACCGTCgtatttgtccagctcatccgtcaccgcctgggcggcccggaaGTTCTCTGCAGGCGTGGGATAGACGGGGTGCTCCGCCCCGAACATGCTGGCAATGGTAGCGCCACGCTGCCGAaccgtgccaaggcggctaggcccctcaggagccggcgtgccgcctatggctcggtccatctcgcgccggtaggcGTCCGAGAGCCGGCGCATGCTGGCCAGGCGGCCAGCGTTTTCAAGAAGctggaggcggcgcgcctccagcgccTCAGCATCCGTGCCCTCGGGGATGGGCGCTGTTAGGTCGCGCAGAGTCGTGTCGAGGGGATCTTGAGCATGCGCGTCCGAGTGCTCTCCGTTattgatgacaagcacctccgtgcCGGTGCTCCCACCACTTTGCTCGCTAGGAGgtggctcatcgtagaccaccatgttggaggGGAACGCATCGAACGACACCGTGTCAGAGTCGACGAtcgtcggatcggtggagccaacagactccaggtccacagcaggctcgctggtgacatggagCTTGTCGAGGAGGCCGACGAGGCGTCTCTCAGGGAAGctagtgcccgcgtcggaggccggctcgtcggagtGGTCGATCTCGCCaacgaggtcggcgaggcagctcgccgcgcaggcgatctccgcgccgtgCAACGCGTCGGGGCTGACGCCAtcaggcgtgctgggctggctttgctcgccaggaaggaacagggttcccgtccagagtagATCTCCggaagacggtgcacctcgccccaccgtgggcgccaaatgtcgggggttgggtgcgatatatgccaaaggatggcttatcatggtgggagcgagtagaacgtcgccggtgcttggaagcgggataaggtgtagacacgtacgccggtggactttacccaggttgggggctctccgtggagataatacccctactcctgctctgcggggtcttcgcatgatcactatggcactaGTGATGatacaagttgctccttgagctgtgtctagaggtaggagaaggcaaggttaGCTCTTCGCTGCCCTAGGtaactggctagttctatcagggttggaaccctttgcatgggtggcctggggggatTATATAGGCatgcccccaggggtacaatggtaatcgggccggctgctgggcccggctgtcagtgtctccagcctccggcttctccgccgaccgttggggcccgccgcctggtgggccccgccgactgactGGTGGCTGCTTATTGTAGCCGTGCCGTTGATGAAAAGGGCTTGGTCATCTCggtgtggctacagtcccaccgcctggtgggaggtcactgtagccacacctggtctcatcagcttaATGGCATGCTTGCCTCAGGGCAAGGGACGGCTGCCTACTGGAGGCCGGCCCCTCTCGAGTCTGTCTGGTTGGGCTTCCGCCATCTTCTACggggtcactgcccgatagggcTCGCCAccggcaggccgtaccgacaggccgtcgtggggaacaggactccgcctgcTTGGGGCGACGTCAGGGGAGACATGGCACAATGCCCCGTCGTGCGGAGATCCCCGcttgtacggagcactgtagccatgcctgtcCCGGGCGTCGggggcgacgtgcttcactgtagccatgctctaACTTGTACTCTTGATGGGGGCTCGGTTGTTccaaggccgcgaggtggccgcatGCTTGATGCCGCCCTCTCTAGAGGCCGCCGGGCTGAAGCCGGCCACTTTGCAGTGTCGTAGGCTGgggttggccgccctctggtagCCGGCCGTCTGGCCAGCCGGCCCCTAGAGGGCGGAGCTTCAACTTGAGGCCCAGCTAGGCggggctggcccaaagtcttgataagtcctgggacctgggtgaggctacccatggcccattactccgacacccgtAGCCCAAACCCTAGATCAGATCCCCCATCGCACCCCTCCTCCCCGCTCCCAatctccccgccgccgcggccacctcctccccgtcCCTGTCCTCTCCCACCCACCGCCGACCTCACCGTCCACCTCACCCACCACCGCCGACCTCATCCCTCCCTCCCCTCACCATCTCTCCCTACCCTAACTCAAATCAATGCCCTCTCATCCTCTCCCCCGGTTCAGACCGACCACCGTCCACAACCCCCACCCGATTCAGATCGACCACACCTTACCGGAGAGTGAGAGGCGTCGCCCCCAGCGACTACGGCTGGCTTGCTCACCGGCATGTGTGTGCGTGCTTCAAATCCTTCGATGTGCGGCGCTCCATGGGGCTGGTGGACCGCGACGCGCGCGTGGATTGCCTAGGGTTGGCGGTGGCAGTGCTGCACGCCGTGTCTCCGGCCACCATGACGGTGACAGCACGAACCTCGGAGACCGTCATCCACCTCCCGCTGCAGGACGAGTTCGTCGTCTTCCCACGGCCCGCCCGCTCCTCGACCGCCTCCCTGGCACGGCGCGCCCCCACCTCTCCGTCTCCCCCTTGCCCTTCGCCCCCACCAACTCGGTCCGCTTCGCCGCCCGCAGCGGTGGCTCCCGCGCTGTCTCCCTCCGCGCCTCCGTGCCGCCAGGTCCGTGGTCAAACCAGATGTTGGATGTTCTCCTCCACGCATATTTTTAAAGTGAAATATGTAGGATCGTTTTATCTTGGAAGGATTCAGATTGAATCCCCTTGCCAGACTTCTTCTGTTGTGAGAACCGATAAACTGAAGCCAGATCGATGCATAGATGCATACCATGTGAAATATGTAGCGATGGCCATAGGGGCTGATCTTGATGTAGCAGTGGCGTGCCTCATTATGTTGATTCAGTCAGCTGAAAATTGTCGATTAGAGATTGGTGAGTGCGTAATTGATGGCGTTGCCTGGCCTGTATTGCCTAAGTTAGTTGCCTGCTAGTAGCTTGTGTGCCAAAGTGGTTGTCCCCACTAGGCTTATAATCAGCGCGACCCCATCCTAATTGCAGATCTTCCATCCACGACCCCTATTAAACAATTTAGACAACATGGGTAGATCAGACACATGCTCCCACTAGGCAATCCTACTTCTGGTTGCAGTATCAGCCTATCAGGTGGGAAAGCAGTTATGTTACGCGTGTGGCATGTTTCTGTTCTCTTCTCTGTGGCATTCTGGAGTTTGTTTGTACCAGATAAAAACTTAAATAGATAATAATGTAATTGTTATACATTAGTTTGATCATTATATGATGTATCTGGTATGCGGTATGCATATATCTTGCTATCTGTATCTATCGTTAGTAGATACTAGTAGTTAGGTACTTAGGCATTGGTTGTATAATTCCTATCCATCCAGGGGATTAAGCAAAGATGTTGTCATTATAAGTTCTTTCCTTGTAAACTTATGATGCACCCGTCCTGGCTGAGAGATGCACTTATTGGTGCTGATTTGAATTGATGTTTGTGACTGTTCTACAGATGCAGTAGACTGATGTTTATTGCTGTTTTGTTAATTGTATAGGACGGGGATGCATCCAAGGTGGAGTATAGGGTGTGGAACCCCTTCAGATCCAAGCTGGCTGCTTGTGTGCTCGGTGGTGTGGACAACATCTAGATTATAAGTCCTTTTTGTGCCTCCGCTTGCATTCTGGATTGTTTGAATACCTTTTGTTTTGTCAAGGATGTAATTCATACTAGAACCATTGTTGTAGTAGCTGACTTTGTGGTTCTTGGTTCAGGCTCCTGGAACACGTGTGTTGTACCTCGGAGCTGCCTTTGGAACAACCGTGTCTCATGTGTCTGACATTGTTGGACCGGTGAGATCTCGTCGCTATTTCCTTTGTGTATTTCAAGTGAATGCTGCTTAATGTGAGTTGTCTTAACGAAGTCTTGTCAGTTTCCAGACTGGGTTGGTGTATGCCATTGAATTATCTCACCGGAGTGGTAGGGATCTTGTCAACATGGCCAAGAAGAGGACCAATGTCATCCCCATCACTGAGGATGCTAGGCACCCGACAAAGTAACGGATGCTGGTCAGCATGGCTCAAGCTGTACCAGATCAGGTATCTTGCTTTCCATGTTCGCCCCTTTCTTTATGCTTGCTAGCTGCATCTGGCGCAAAGCTCGGTTTCTTCTGCTGCTAATTCAGCGCCGCAACTGCAGCTCATTGGTTGCATGGTCTTCGGTTTTGTCGTGCTGATTCGGTGTTGTAGGATGTATGTAGTACTGTCTTCAAACCATGATGCATTCATTTGTTGTGTGGTCCGTGGATTAACTAGAATTAGCTGGTTCACTCGGATTAGTCTGTGTTAACATTGTAAGTTAGCAAGACCATGTCTAGTGAGACATATCAGCAAGAGCAGCTGCATTTGCTTCAGTTGTACTCTATATGTTTGAGAGAGATATATCTTTAGAATATTGCCTTCATATACTATCTAATTTCTGCAGTTATTGAAGTTAAAATGCACGATGTTGGTGACTAACCAGAAAAGTTCTTTGAGTTCCATACATTGAGTAAAACATTTCAATCTGTCATTGAGTTAGCTATATATATCTGTGATGCCATTTCTGTACTGTGATAGTTTCTCATATTTTTGTATTATACTTGTGTACATTATTCCTATTTGAAGTCATCAACTGAGCTGTTGTAAACATTCCTGCCTTGTGCTGCTTCCTTTTTCATGCTTTGCTACTATAGATGATTTGCTTGAACTGAGATGATTGGTGTATTTGTGCTTATAATTATGCTTCTATGTGATTGTTGCAGCATGACC is a window of Triticum dicoccoides isolate Atlit2015 ecotype Zavitan chromosome 2B, WEW_v2.0, whole genome shotgun sequence DNA encoding:
- the LOC119367254 gene encoding uncharacterized protein LOC119367254, whose amino-acid sequence is MGLVDRDARVDCLGLAVAVLHAVSPATMTVTARTSETVIHLPLQDEFVVFPRPARSSTASLARRAPTSPSPPCPSPPPTRSASPPAAVAPALSPSAPPCRQDGDASKVEYRVWNPFRSKLAACVLGGSWNTCVVPRSCLWNNRVSCV